A genomic region of Vibrio sp. 10N contains the following coding sequences:
- a CDS encoding MAPEG family protein — MTVLILCLIFASFLPYLVKIPLAVAMAKEGGYDNNHPREQQSRLEGFGARALASHQNAFESLLVFGIAILLAIATETTTESVQLLAIVHIVFRVIYHALYLIDKSTLRSISWFIAIACSFAIMGQCL, encoded by the coding sequence GTGACGGTACTCATTCTTTGTTTAATTTTCGCCTCATTTCTTCCCTACCTAGTCAAAATCCCATTGGCGGTCGCGATGGCAAAAGAGGGTGGATACGATAATAATCACCCTAGAGAACAGCAATCTCGTTTAGAAGGCTTTGGTGCACGAGCCTTAGCATCCCACCAGAACGCTTTTGAATCTTTGTTGGTGTTTGGGATAGCGATATTGCTTGCGATAGCAACAGAGACGACGACTGAAAGCGTACAACTACTCGCAATCGTGCATATCGTGTTTCGAGTCATCTATCACGCCCTCTACTTAATTGATAAGAGTACACTTCGCTCAATCTCTTGGTTTATCGCGATAGCGTGTTCGTTTGCCATTATGGGACAGTGTTTGTGA
- a CDS encoding Hsp20/alpha crystallin family protein: MSLLPRDSWSDFGHFFDNALPTFNTRWSHGQFSPNVDVIEKETAFEIIADLPGVDKKDISVSCDRGMLTIEASTTETREETEKDKYIHKERYQGKMVRSFTLSNNVNANDIYAEFTDGVLVVVVPKIEPTESRSKNIDIS, from the coding sequence ATGAGCTTGTTACCAAGAGATTCGTGGTCTGACTTTGGGCATTTTTTTGATAATGCACTACCTACTTTCAATACACGCTGGAGTCATGGGCAGTTTTCTCCTAATGTCGATGTCATTGAAAAAGAGACTGCGTTTGAAATCATTGCAGATCTACCAGGTGTAGATAAAAAAGACATCTCTGTGTCCTGCGATAGAGGAATGCTGACTATCGAAGCGTCAACAACTGAAACTCGTGAAGAAACTGAGAAAGATAAGTACATTCATAAAGAACGCTATCAAGGTAAAATGGTTCGCAGTTTTACCTTGAGTAACAATGTGAATGCTAATGATATCTACGCTGAGTTTACCGATGGTGTTCTAGTGGTTGTGGTACCAAAAATCGAGCCTACAGAAAGTCGTTCGAAAAATATCGATATCAGCTAG
- a CDS encoding cupin domain-containing protein translates to MDVGKQLKTIRTMRGLSQRELAKRSGVTNSMISQIEQNLVNPSVGSLKKILDAIPISMGEFFTLDVEPKDEIFFNADQMADLGDGTIKMLLVGAKREGRELAILREIYPPGSDTGTDFMQHEGEEGGVVIRGEIEITVGSQIRVLKAGDSYYFETRKPHRFRNRGKVECELISAATPPTF, encoded by the coding sequence ATGGATGTAGGGAAACAGCTAAAAACCATTCGCACAATGCGCGGACTATCGCAACGAGAACTGGCAAAGCGCAGTGGTGTCACCAACTCCATGATTTCTCAAATTGAGCAAAACTTAGTGAACCCCTCGGTGGGTTCACTAAAAAAGATCCTAGATGCCATTCCCATCTCTATGGGTGAATTCTTCACTTTAGATGTGGAACCCAAAGACGAAATCTTCTTCAACGCGGATCAAATGGCAGATCTAGGTGACGGCACCATCAAAATGCTGCTTGTCGGCGCCAAGCGAGAAGGCAGAGAGCTCGCCATTCTCCGAGAAATTTACCCACCAGGTTCAGACACCGGTACCGACTTCATGCAGCATGAAGGAGAGGAAGGCGGCGTCGTCATTCGCGGAGAAATCGAAATTACCGTGGGCAGTCAAATCCGGGTGCTTAAAGCGGGAGACTCGTATTACTTCGAGACTCGTAAACCTCACCGATTCAGAAATCGAGGAAAAGTTGAGTGTGAGCTCATTAGTGCTGCTACACCGCCTACTTTCTAG
- a CDS encoding ABC transporter permease subunit — protein MNDIPVYNSKLKWLILGAGFAFLYLPILILIIYSFNENRLVTVWSGFSFKWYSELLQDDLLMGGVKLSLIIGFLSASAAVVLGIIAAFVLNRFGKFKGETGFAFMITAPLVMPEVITGLSLLLLFIAMGQAFDIFSQRGMMTIWIAHVTFCTAYVTVVVSSRLQEVDRSIEEAAMDLGAPPWKVFFQITLPSIAPAILAGWLLAFTLSLDDLVIASFVSGPSATTLPMVVFSSVRLGVSPKINALATLTILAVSCATFIAWWLMAKAEKRRLLEMKMSQQ, from the coding sequence ATGAACGATATCCCAGTTTACAACAGCAAACTGAAATGGTTGATATTGGGCGCAGGCTTTGCGTTCCTTTATCTGCCGATCCTGATTCTGATCATCTATTCGTTCAACGAAAACCGCTTGGTAACGGTTTGGTCTGGCTTTTCATTTAAGTGGTACTCTGAGCTACTGCAAGACGACTTGCTAATGGGTGGTGTAAAACTCAGCCTTATCATCGGGTTCTTATCAGCAAGTGCTGCTGTAGTTCTTGGCATTATCGCCGCCTTTGTTCTTAACAGATTCGGTAAGTTCAAGGGTGAGACGGGCTTTGCCTTTATGATCACTGCGCCTCTTGTTATGCCAGAAGTGATCACGGGTTTGTCACTATTGCTGCTGTTTATTGCGATGGGGCAGGCGTTCGACATCTTCAGTCAACGCGGCATGATGACTATTTGGATAGCACATGTAACCTTCTGTACTGCCTATGTGACCGTTGTTGTAAGTTCAAGGCTGCAAGAGGTGGATCGCTCGATAGAAGAAGCGGCAATGGACTTAGGAGCACCGCCTTGGAAGGTGTTCTTCCAAATCACGCTACCTTCTATTGCGCCGGCGATTTTGGCTGGTTGGCTGCTGGCGTTTACCTTGTCTTTAGACGATCTCGTGATTGCGAGCTTTGTGTCAGGGCCAAGTGCAACGACCTTACCTATGGTCGTGTTCTCTAGCGTCAGACTTGGGGTGAGCCCTAAGATCAATGCACTGGCGACGCTCACGATACTAGCGGTTTCATGTGCCACATTTATCGCGTGGTGGTTGATGGCAAAGGCAGAAAAGCGTAGGCTGCTAGAAATGAAGATGAGTCAGCAGTAA
- the potH gene encoding putrescine ABC transporter permease PotH, with protein MKKPAKLNIWSVVPTPKCLLLAVPYGWLLLFFLLPFLIVFKISFAEAQIAIPPYSELWSYAEQQLQLLLNIGNYQYLIEDDLYASSYIQSIRIAFISTVLCLIIGFPIAWAIVHSSPSTRNVLLMLIILPSWTSFLIRVYAWIGILKNNGLLNNVLLMSGVIDEPLQILHTDTAVYIGIIYTYLPFMVLPLYTALMRVDYSLLEAASDLGAKPMTTLFTVLVPLTRAGIIAGSMLVFIPAVGEFVIPELLGGPDTVLIGKVLWQEFFNNRDWPVASAVAIVMLLILMLPILWFHRYQKRELEAQG; from the coding sequence ATGAAGAAACCAGCCAAACTTAATATTTGGAGCGTGGTACCGACGCCTAAGTGTCTGCTACTTGCTGTACCATACGGGTGGCTCCTTCTGTTCTTCCTGCTGCCGTTTCTTATCGTATTTAAGATCAGTTTTGCAGAAGCACAGATCGCCATCCCGCCGTATTCAGAGCTGTGGAGCTATGCCGAGCAGCAGTTGCAATTATTGCTCAATATCGGCAACTACCAGTACCTAATTGAAGATGATCTCTACGCATCCTCTTACATTCAATCGATTCGAATCGCCTTTATTTCAACGGTACTGTGTTTAATCATTGGCTTTCCGATTGCTTGGGCGATTGTTCACTCTTCACCAAGCACTCGTAATGTCCTTTTGATGCTGATTATCCTACCTTCGTGGACCAGTTTCCTGATTCGAGTCTACGCATGGATAGGCATCCTAAAAAATAACGGACTGCTTAATAATGTCTTGCTGATGTCTGGCGTTATTGACGAGCCATTGCAAATCTTACACACAGATACCGCCGTCTACATTGGTATCATCTACACCTATTTGCCGTTTATGGTGCTACCGCTGTATACGGCGCTAATGCGTGTGGACTATTCACTGCTTGAAGCCGCGAGTGACTTGGGCGCTAAACCAATGACAACGCTGTTTACCGTGCTGGTTCCACTGACACGAGCGGGCATCATCGCAGGCTCTATGCTGGTGTTTATTCCAGCCGTAGGTGAATTTGTTATTCCAGAGTTACTAGGTGGCCCCGATACCGTTCTAATAGGTAAGGTCTTGTGGCAAGAGTTCTTCAATAACCGAGACTGGCCTGTGGCTTCCGCCGTCGCCATAGTGATGCTGCTTATTCTGATGCTGCCAATTCTATGGTTCCACCGCTATCAAAAACGTGAATTGGAGGCTCAAGGATGA
- the potG gene encoding putrescine ABC transporter ATP-binding subunit PotG: MTVMSLDTELNHQHVAPVPPKPLLEIRGLTKDFDGHVAVDNIDLTINQGELFALLGASGCGKSTLLRMLAGFDQPTAGQIILDGEDLADIPPYKRPVNMMFQSYALFPHMTVEKNIAFGLKQDGMPSKEIDATVKHMLELVRMTDFAKRKPHQLSGGQRQRVALARSLAKKPKLLLLDEPMGALDKNLREKMQLEVVDILESVGVTCVMVTHDQEEAMTMASRIAIMNKGQFVQIGSPEAIYEHPNSKFAAKFIGSVNIFEGVLETNEADHSTVRTPDMGSPISISHGISGAPGIPVSIAVRPEKITLCDPMNPSPNHCSGIVEDIAYMGNQSIYHVRLDSGKLVTATLQNTSRVRKGMPTWEQRVNLCWDKESCVVLKI; the protein is encoded by the coding sequence ATGACAGTGATGTCACTCGATACAGAGCTCAACCATCAACACGTTGCCCCAGTGCCACCGAAACCACTTCTAGAAATTCGAGGTCTGACTAAGGATTTCGATGGTCACGTAGCCGTGGACAACATCGATCTCACCATCAATCAAGGCGAATTATTTGCACTGCTTGGCGCTTCTGGCTGCGGTAAGTCAACGCTGCTTCGCATGTTAGCAGGCTTTGATCAGCCAACGGCCGGCCAAATTATCCTCGATGGCGAAGACTTGGCTGACATTCCGCCCTACAAACGCCCGGTGAACATGATGTTCCAGTCATACGCGCTGTTCCCACACATGACGGTGGAGAAGAATATTGCCTTTGGTCTGAAACAAGACGGCATGCCAAGCAAAGAGATCGACGCGACGGTAAAGCACATGCTCGAGCTGGTACGAATGACTGATTTTGCCAAGCGCAAACCACATCAACTATCTGGCGGACAAAGGCAGCGTGTTGCGCTGGCAAGAAGTCTCGCTAAAAAGCCAAAACTGTTGCTACTTGATGAGCCAATGGGCGCACTAGACAAAAACTTAAGAGAAAAGATGCAGCTTGAGGTGGTCGATATCTTGGAAAGCGTTGGTGTGACCTGTGTGATGGTCACCCACGACCAAGAAGAAGCCATGACCATGGCAAGTCGCATCGCGATTATGAACAAAGGGCAGTTTGTACAGATTGGTTCGCCAGAGGCGATTTACGAGCACCCGAACTCCAAATTTGCCGCCAAGTTTATTGGTTCGGTCAACATCTTTGAAGGCGTGCTTGAAACCAACGAAGCTGACCATTCAACCGTTCGCACACCGGATATGGGCAGTCCGATCTCCATCAGCCACGGTATCTCCGGCGCGCCAGGTATTCCAGTGTCGATTGCGGTGAGACCTGAGAAAATTACGCTGTGCGACCCTATGAATCCGTCGCCAAATCATTGCAGTGGCATTGTGGAAGATATCGCCTACATGGGCAACCAGTCTATCTATCACGTCAGACTAGACTCAGGAAAACTGGTGACCGCAACACTGCAAAACACCAGTCGTGTTAGGAAAGGAATGCCTACATGGGAGCAAAGGGTCAATCTTTGCTGGGACAAGGAAAGTTGTGTGGTACTTAAGATATGA
- a CDS encoding extracellular solute-binding protein, which translates to MEKAKAYFGVALGMTMGLTSMTSFAAEEKVLNIYNWSDYIAEDTIAKFEAETGIKVVYDVFDSNEVLEAKILSGNTGFDLVVPSNDFLGRQAKAGAFQKLDKSKLTNYKNLDPKLMGILAETVDPGNDYSVPYLWGTTGIGYNVEKVKAVLGEDAPVDSWDLVFKPENMEKLNKCGVGFLNAPTEIMAAALNYIGKDPNSTNPNDYKKDALELLKQVRPYVTYFHSSQYINDLANGDICVAIGWSGDVLQAADRAAEADNGVEVAYSIPKEGALAWFDLMAIPKEAKHPENAHLFINYLLRPEVIAEISNYVWYANPNPPSREFIDAEILEDPGIYPTEEAQAKLYSSKMLPHKTSRAMTRAWTDFLKN; encoded by the coding sequence ATGGAGAAAGCAAAAGCATACTTTGGTGTGGCGTTAGGGATGACAATGGGGCTTACCTCAATGACATCTTTTGCTGCTGAGGAAAAAGTCCTCAACATTTACAATTGGTCAGACTACATCGCAGAAGACACCATCGCGAAATTTGAAGCGGAAACCGGCATCAAAGTCGTGTATGACGTATTCGATTCAAACGAAGTATTGGAAGCGAAGATCTTGTCGGGTAATACAGGCTTTGACCTTGTTGTACCGAGTAACGACTTCTTAGGTCGTCAGGCGAAAGCGGGGGCTTTCCAAAAACTCGATAAGTCTAAACTGACTAACTACAAGAACCTTGATCCGAAACTGATGGGTATTCTTGCTGAAACTGTTGATCCAGGTAACGACTACTCTGTCCCTTACCTATGGGGCACCACGGGTATTGGTTACAACGTTGAGAAAGTGAAAGCAGTACTTGGTGAAGACGCCCCTGTCGACAGCTGGGATCTCGTGTTCAAGCCTGAGAATATGGAAAAACTCAATAAGTGTGGTGTGGGTTTCTTGAATGCGCCTACCGAAATCATGGCGGCTGCGCTGAATTATATCGGCAAAGATCCAAACAGTACCAATCCAAACGACTACAAGAAAGACGCTTTGGAGTTGCTTAAACAAGTTCGTCCATACGTGACCTACTTCCACTCATCGCAATACATCAATGACCTAGCAAACGGTGATATCTGTGTGGCGATCGGTTGGTCGGGTGACGTTCTTCAAGCGGCCGATCGCGCTGCTGAAGCAGATAATGGTGTAGAAGTTGCGTACTCGATTCCTAAAGAGGGCGCATTGGCTTGGTTCGACCTAATGGCAATTCCAAAAGAGGCGAAGCACCCAGAGAATGCTCACTTGTTTATCAACTATCTGCTTCGTCCAGAAGTGATTGCTGAGATCAGTAACTATGTTTGGTATGCGAACCCGAACCCACCATCGCGTGAGTTTATCGACGCAGAAATTCTCGAAGATCCAGGAATTTACCCAACAGAAGAAGCGCAAGCGAAGCTATATAGCTCGAAGATGTTGCCACACAAAACATCTCGTGCCATGACTCGCGCTTGGACCGACTTCCTTAAAAACTGA
- a CDS encoding aspartate aminotransferase family protein has product MSVQNGSKWIEQDSAHCLHPFTNFKALNDKGSRVITRAEGIYIYDEHDNKILDGMAGLWCVNMGYNCEPLIEAATNQLKELPYYNLFFQTTHPPAVELSTLLAEVAPEGMNHVFFTGSGSECNDTVVRMVRHYWTSLGKPNKQTIISRKNAYHGSTMAGASLGGMAFMHAQGGLPLPNITHIDQPYHFGEGQGMDPNEFGLERARQLEAKILELGEENVAAFIAEPIQGAGGVIIPPDSYWPEIQRICDKYEILLIADEVICGFGRTGEWFASQTYNIKPDLMCMAKGITSGYLPLGGVMVRDHVAKVLTDADTEFAHGFTYSGHPAACAVAIANIKEMQNRNIINQVREDTAPYFAARWSELLEHPMVGEARTKGLVGAIELVKDKQTNERYHKDLDIGTRCRENCFNSGVVLRAVGDTMICSPPLIITRDEIDEFIEKAKLALDKTLADVSQ; this is encoded by the coding sequence ATGTCAGTACAAAACGGTTCAAAATGGATAGAGCAAGACAGCGCACACTGTCTCCATCCATTTACTAACTTCAAAGCACTAAACGATAAAGGTTCTCGAGTGATTACTCGTGCAGAAGGCATCTATATCTATGATGAGCACGACAACAAAATCTTAGATGGAATGGCGGGTCTTTGGTGCGTGAATATGGGTTACAACTGTGAGCCTCTTATTGAAGCGGCGACGAATCAGTTAAAAGAGCTGCCTTACTACAATCTGTTTTTCCAGACTACGCATCCACCTGCTGTTGAGCTTTCAACGTTACTGGCTGAAGTCGCGCCAGAAGGGATGAATCATGTGTTCTTTACCGGGTCTGGCTCTGAGTGTAATGACACTGTGGTTCGCATGGTTCGCCACTACTGGACAAGCCTAGGCAAGCCAAACAAACAAACTATCATCAGCCGTAAGAATGCATACCACGGTAGTACTATGGCGGGCGCAAGCCTTGGTGGTATGGCGTTTATGCATGCACAGGGTGGTTTGCCACTGCCAAACATTACCCATATCGATCAGCCGTATCACTTCGGTGAAGGTCAAGGGATGGATCCAAACGAGTTTGGTTTGGAGCGAGCACGTCAGCTTGAAGCGAAGATCCTTGAACTTGGCGAAGAGAATGTGGCGGCATTCATCGCTGAGCCTATCCAAGGTGCTGGTGGCGTAATTATCCCGCCTGACAGCTACTGGCCAGAAATTCAACGCATCTGTGATAAATACGAAATCCTATTGATTGCTGATGAAGTGATCTGTGGTTTCGGACGAACAGGCGAATGGTTTGCTAGCCAAACTTACAACATCAAACCAGATCTGATGTGTATGGCAAAAGGCATTACCTCGGGCTATTTGCCGCTTGGCGGTGTGATGGTGCGCGACCACGTTGCTAAGGTGCTGACGGATGCAGACACTGAGTTTGCGCACGGGTTTACCTATTCTGGTCACCCGGCAGCCTGTGCGGTTGCCATAGCGAATATTAAGGAAATGCAGAACCGCAACATCATCAACCAAGTTCGCGAAGATACCGCGCCTTACTTTGCTGCACGTTGGAGTGAGCTTTTAGAGCATCCAATGGTCGGTGAAGCAAGAACTAAAGGTTTGGTTGGTGCGATTGAATTGGTCAAAGACAAACAAACCAATGAGCGATATCACAAAGACCTCGATATAGGGACGCGTTGTCGTGAGAACTGTTTTAATTCAGGTGTCGTTCTTCGAGCGGTAGGGGACACCATGATTTGTTCGCCACCGTTAATTATTACCCGAGACGAGATCGATGAATTCATCGAAAAAGCAAAACTCGCACTCGACAAAACACTCGCCGACGTTTCGCAGTAG
- a CDS encoding glutamine synthetase family protein, with protein METIRKWIEENRITEVECLIPDITGNARGKIMPAKKFLREGGMRLPEVVFFQTVTGDWPDDESMIDLTEKDMTLEPDQNTIRFVPWTKEPTAQVIHDCYTVEGNPVDISPRAVLRRVLSLYEKEGWHPVVAPELEFFLVQKNLDWDYPLEPPIGRNGRPETARQSFSIDAVNEFDPIFEDMYDYCEAQGLDVDTLVHESGAAQMELNFDHGEPLDRADQVFLFKRTVREAALRHDVYATFMAKPMEDEPGSAMHIHQSLVDDKGKNLFANEDGSNSELFMNYIGGMQKYTPAAIAFFAPNVNSYRRLVFGDSAPTNVAWGEDNRTVGLRVPVSDRDSRRLENRYAGADANPYLAMALTLACGYLGMKEKLTPTAKSTGDMTTEPYSLPHNLEDALVLLENSDELREILGDRFVSAYVAIKRKEYKTFFQVISSWEREFLLLNV; from the coding sequence ATGGAAACGATTAGGAAATGGATAGAAGAGAACCGTATTACTGAAGTTGAGTGTTTGATCCCGGATATCACGGGTAACGCTCGAGGCAAAATCATGCCAGCGAAAAAATTCCTTCGAGAAGGGGGCATGCGTCTTCCCGAAGTGGTTTTTTTCCAGACCGTGACCGGCGATTGGCCAGACGATGAAAGTATGATCGATCTGACCGAGAAGGACATGACTCTGGAACCCGACCAAAACACGATTCGATTTGTTCCTTGGACAAAAGAGCCGACGGCGCAAGTGATTCATGACTGCTACACCGTAGAGGGTAACCCTGTCGATATCTCACCACGTGCTGTGTTGCGCCGTGTTTTGAGTCTTTACGAGAAAGAAGGTTGGCACCCAGTTGTCGCGCCAGAGCTCGAGTTTTTCCTAGTTCAGAAAAACCTAGATTGGGATTACCCACTTGAGCCGCCGATTGGTCGCAACGGTCGCCCAGAAACGGCTAGGCAGTCATTTAGTATCGATGCGGTTAACGAGTTCGATCCTATTTTCGAAGACATGTACGACTACTGCGAAGCGCAGGGTTTGGATGTAGACACCTTAGTCCATGAGTCTGGCGCAGCCCAGATGGAGCTTAACTTCGACCACGGCGAGCCGTTAGACAGAGCGGATCAAGTCTTCCTATTTAAACGTACGGTGCGTGAAGCTGCGTTAAGACACGATGTTTACGCGACCTTTATGGCAAAACCGATGGAAGATGAGCCGGGCAGTGCAATGCACATTCACCAAAGCCTAGTTGATGATAAAGGTAAAAACCTATTCGCTAACGAAGATGGTTCAAACAGCGAACTGTTCATGAACTATATCGGCGGTATGCAGAAGTACACACCGGCGGCAATTGCGTTTTTTGCTCCAAACGTGAACTCCTACCGTCGATTGGTGTTTGGTGATTCGGCGCCAACGAATGTGGCTTGGGGTGAAGACAACCGCACCGTCGGTCTTCGTGTTCCAGTGTCTGATCGAGATTCAAGACGTTTGGAAAACCGTTACGCAGGTGCAGATGCTAACCCATATCTGGCGATGGCACTGACATTGGCGTGTGGTTACCTCGGCATGAAAGAGAAGCTTACGCCTACGGCGAAAAGCACCGGCGACATGACCACGGAACCATACTCGCTTCCTCACAACCTAGAGGATGCATTGGTTCTGCTAGAGAACAGCGATGAATTACGAGAAATCTTAGGTGACCGATTTGTATCGGCTTATGTGGCAATTAAACGCAAGGAGTACAAAACCTTCTTCCAAGTTATTAGTTCTTGGGAGCGAGAATTCTTACTTTTAAACGTGTAA
- a CDS encoding glutamine synthetase family protein gives MEPIQLGHEKLTIERFIEQHPDVTSLDLILFDMNGVVRGKRVPITQLNKVLEQGICLPASVFALDICGETVEETGLGFEKGDGDRICRMVASSLTTTPWQENSAQAIVTMFEPTSNQPFFADPRHVLEVQLEKFASKGLKPCIAVELEFYLQDLEPDEAGNPQPPLMPISGERMTQTQVYSLEELDEFKDFLDEIISTCEEQNIPAENITAEYAPGQFEVNLKHTDDVLLACDQAMLLKRVVRAVAKKHGFYANFMAKPYTEYAGNGCHVHISLRDETGTNVFGEDESILLNAIAGVLAHLEDSMAIFAPNANSYRRLQPNMFVPLHATWGWDNRTVAVRVPASGQSDKRIEHRLSGADVNPYLTVAVLLASILDGIENKLTPPDPIEGDASLLELPMLPISWDMSLHEFANSQFMKRSFGEEFCKVYLANKKHEQARFSAQVSPLEYQWYK, from the coding sequence ATCGAACCAATTCAACTTGGTCACGAAAAGCTTACAATTGAACGATTTATCGAACAGCATCCAGACGTCACCAGTTTGGATTTGATCCTGTTCGATATGAACGGTGTTGTTCGAGGCAAGCGTGTCCCCATCACCCAACTCAACAAAGTGTTAGAACAAGGTATTTGTCTACCCGCATCGGTATTCGCCCTGGATATTTGTGGAGAGACGGTAGAAGAGACTGGACTGGGTTTTGAAAAAGGAGACGGTGATAGGATCTGTCGAATGGTGGCAAGCTCACTCACGACCACGCCGTGGCAAGAAAACAGCGCGCAAGCGATTGTGACCATGTTTGAGCCAACCTCAAACCAACCCTTCTTTGCCGACCCAAGACACGTACTCGAAGTTCAGCTAGAAAAGTTTGCTAGTAAAGGTCTCAAACCTTGTATCGCAGTTGAACTTGAGTTCTATCTACAAGACCTTGAACCCGACGAAGCAGGCAACCCACAACCACCATTGATGCCAATCAGTGGCGAGCGAATGACGCAAACCCAAGTCTATTCCCTAGAAGAGCTAGACGAGTTCAAAGACTTCCTCGATGAGATCATCAGCACTTGTGAAGAGCAGAATATCCCAGCTGAAAACATCACAGCCGAATACGCCCCAGGGCAGTTCGAGGTTAATCTCAAGCATACTGATGATGTTCTACTCGCTTGTGACCAAGCCATGCTGTTAAAGCGTGTGGTTCGAGCAGTAGCGAAAAAGCATGGCTTCTATGCCAACTTCATGGCGAAACCTTATACCGAGTATGCAGGCAACGGCTGTCACGTGCATATCAGCCTGCGAGATGAAACTGGTACCAATGTTTTTGGTGAAGATGAAAGCATTCTTCTAAACGCCATTGCTGGCGTATTGGCACACCTTGAAGATAGTATGGCCATCTTCGCGCCTAACGCTAACTCCTATCGACGACTTCAGCCCAATATGTTTGTGCCATTGCACGCGACATGGGGATGGGATAATAGAACCGTGGCGGTGCGAGTACCCGCAAGTGGTCAATCCGATAAACGTATCGAACATCGACTCTCTGGCGCCGATGTTAACCCCTACTTGACCGTCGCGGTGTTGCTCGCGTCTATTCTCGACGGCATCGAAAACAAACTCACTCCACCAGACCCAATTGAAGGTGACGCTTCTTTGCTAGAGCTACCCATGTTGCCTATCTCTTGGGATATGTCACTGCATGAGTTCGCTAATAGCCAGTTTATGAAGCGCAGCTTTGGTGAAGAATTCTGCAAGGTTTACTTAGCAAACAAAAAACATGAGCAAGCTCGCTTCTCGGCGCAAGTCTCACCATTAGAATATCAGTGGTACAAGTAA